The sequence GTAGACTGACGTAGCTGATATCACAGCAGGACATTCTGGCATGGCTTTGTTGCACCTTTTTGTTCTTTTGGTTGGTTCCTTGATTGAACTGATTTGTATGTATTTCTGTATTGAactaactttattatttttttcagttttggttgctttaatgtattttttccaCCAGCATGGACATACAAGATTCTGTTTGCGTCTCCTTTGTTCATTCAAATTTTCCGTTGATTTGTTTCTGATTTGCCTTCATCCCTCTCTAGGTTTCTGTTTTGCTAAGTATCGTGATTTTGTTGGACATTGTGAATTCTGTCCTATTTCAAACAGGGACTAGAGTTTGGTTTGGTCATCCTAGTtaatacaatagttttttttttgttttgtttttgtttacctaTTTAAGGCTGTGGAGATCGAGTGTCCGGTCCTCAAAGAGTCCATAATGGCAGGAACATGTGTTAATGAGAGGCACGCTGTGCTGAACTTCAGAATGACACCCATGGTAGCTCTCCTTCTTTCGTCCCCAGATTCTCCCCCATAACCATTGACAGCATGACCAGTCTAGCCGGCGTCAACCTGACCGGGCCCACCGGAGCCGGCTGGTGCATCTTCGTCTACAACCTGTCCCCAGAAGCCGACGAAAGCGTCCTGTGGCAGCTCTTCGGACCGTTCGGCGCCGTCACAAACGTCAAGGTCATCCGTGACTTCACCACCAACAAATGTAAGGGCTTTGGCTTTGTCACCATGACCAACTACGACGAGGCAGCAATGGCTATCGCCAGCCTGAACGGCTACCGCCTGGGCGACCGGGTGCTGCAGGTCTCCTTCAAGACCAGCAAGCAGCACAAGGCTTGAAGGAAGGCCTAGTCACTACTGCTCTTTAACATGCAGGGGGAGCTACTGAGCTCCCTGTACATTCACTTTACATGGGCCTGGACTGagtctctctctaacacacattcgacacacacatacacacacacgtttagtTATTATGAGCAAAAATACACAAGTAGagtcatttttcttttctctttacaCAACATGCTAGTCCGTGCCAGCATTTGCCTGAATTGAATTAGCAGAGTTGCGAGGCAGAGCTGGGGAAATCCTTGAGGAGGGACAGTCTAACGAATGTGACAGAGAATGTCTGCagagatttaatttaattcaggCAAAGTAAGAGAACTAGTCAATGAAAGGAAAATCAAAAGTTCAAAGTTAATCAAATATGTGCAATTTACCCGAAATCTTGCCCCCGTTACTCTCCTGTCTGGCTTCAGAGGATGTAGTCACATTTTTACACTTGGGCATTTTGAATCAgtgatttaaatctttttttttttttttaagaggaaaATTATTAAACAGTGTTCtcttatatatattatgatataactatatattcaacatttaagGTGGTTATAATAGCCAAATATGTAAGCATTTTCTAGAACTTTGATTACGGTTTCCTGGCTCTACATTTGGTTGCAACCTTGCCTTATGGCGCAACACACTCCTTACTTGAGGTCCAACCCAACAGCCTCTGAACAAACTGGTAGTCTCAAATCGAGAGGTCACCCGGGGGCCATCACAATCACTTCAGCACACCGAAAGACAACGTTCAtcacagagacactcacacacgcacacacacgaatGCACATATGCACCTCCACTGGAGGGCATAGCGAAACATCACAAAACATGGCGACCTAGAATCTCCTCACATCGTTCCACTCTGAGTTTTATATCGTTAGAATTTAGAATCAATTCCACCACATGCAGTTGTCTGTGTAACTAGGGGCATTTCGACAGTGTTCCCATGGCGATGGCATTTGGAAttctttttaaagtcttttaaaccAATTACGAAGGACGACTGCGGAATCCAGAACCTTATTAGATCATTTTAAAGAGGTTTGAATGGCTCAAGAATAGGAAAGGCTGTGTGTCAGCTCTTTGAGCTGCCTATTTTATGGAGAGTGAGCTGTTATGAAGGTCAGGGGCCACTGGGATTGGTCGTCCTTGGTCTTCATAACTTCTTAGATACATTTAGCTCCATTCACTAAACAGAATTGCATTATAATTCGTTTTCCCAGACCAGTTTTAGCAGCCCCTAAATATCTAACCAGCTACATatcaagcaaaaaataaataaatacaaataaatcacattttgtgTCTTCAAGGCCCTTTATAGCAAGTCGCAGCCACATGAgcaacacaaaatgttttttttaatagtcatcttataaatgaaaaatgtccTAGATACATTAAAGACAATGCCCAAGCTGTCCACAGCCCTGTGATAAAACAAACGATAACTGTTCCATGGGGAGAGACATTGCTGTAAAATCGCAAACCTTCACACTATATGCAGAACAGAACTGAAAGGTGTAAATGTGTGTTCAAATCAAGTGACATTTTGCTTTTCTAAATAACGCTGTGTTAGCCAAAGAGGACAATGATCTCTTTGAAAGGATTACATTAgagattaatatatttttatatctacgagaaaagaaaaaacaagaccTTGtgcaacatttttacagattcttAAACTGTGGAAATCTTTGGACACACCGCATGGCTTTTATTTTCAGAGTTTTTCAACTTTGGGGAGAGAGCTAGGGCCAGTCTGCGGTGTAAGGGAGGGGATCGGAGGGCTGGGGACTCAGATTTACATGCAGTGAAtccatttcattttcaaaaatacaaaaaaaaaatcaaaaagagaaacatatgaaacatttaaaaaaagattgagCAGATAAGTACATGTGTGCATTACGCAGGAAGAGTAGTGAAGAAATAAATCAAGCGTTGCTTCAATGACGGTGCAGTGAAGCTTGAAATGACGTCACATTAAACACCCAGAGCATCTCATCTTGTATtggcaaaaacaaacaagaagatTCACCTTAACGCTTCAGCATGTTCAGTGCACAAAAAGAAGTGACAAATTGACTTAATGTAGCTGCActtatcaatgtaatcaatccTCACACAATAATCCATAACGAACTGTATTCGCCAGTATGTCAACACAACTAGCAAGTGTCTATCATAGTACAGTCTAGATTTTTTCGTTTTTATTTAATTCACGCTCAACACATCTTCTGTATTCCACCATTACATCATCGACACCTAATTTTGCTCCTTTGCACAAGCACTAACCAACCAAGGGATCTTAGCTTTGTCACTGATGAAGGGAAAAAAGTGCcaccgcacacacacatatacacatacacacacacacacaacacatatcAAAGTGTCTCTAAGCATTCCCATTGTATCACAACTGGGATACACCTTGAACTAAGCCCTCTCAGCTTACGCCACATTAACATCGCAACACATTTTTCTTTCGCTAACGCTAAATTATCCTGGAACTCATCGGTGGTGTGCCCTAGAGGGGACAAATATCCTAGACGTAAAGATTGGTTCACCCTCTAAAATGAGCGATGGGGTAGATACAGTGACCAGGACAACCCTGTAGTGCACAGGTGACCATAGGGAGGTTTATAGAGTGTCCCAACGAACTCTTTATCTACACCTCTCCCCCGTCCCCTCAGAGAGCCAGGGACAATTGCAGGAAGCAAACATACTGCACCGCTTGAGCAActacaataataatcataaaaaaaagacaaaaaaaagaaaaaagaaacatcttTCCTATGGAACAGTAAGTGCAATGTGCTTCGTTTTTATATTGACTGAGaacaaaagatatatatatttttaaaaaaagaaattaaacctCACACTGAAATGGTTTGCAGAATAGTGAAAGGATCAAATGTAATGAACAACaacgaaatgaaaaaaaaaagaagtgttaaCTAACAGATTCATTAGAAGAATCAAACAAGCACCGAGAGCTCTGGTCTCTAAAAATGTCCATTATCCCTTCCTCCATGCCCTTAACAGTGCTCTGACCATGCAAGCTAAAACAAACAGCCATCTATGGTACCGAGAAGAGCAATTCTAAAAGACCGTGTATGGAATACTGTCTAAAATTTCACCGGTTTTAGCCCATGTTGATTTCAGAATATCATTTTTTCCTGTAAGTTATTGCTTTACTTTACATATCAGAATCACATGTTAACTTAGCGTATTTGTGTTGTTGGTGTTGCCATAGAGGACACACGTGGGTCGGATATTTAGTTTTGGTTCCTTTTATTGGGTACGGTTTCTTATATTTGTTTCCATTATTTATTAGTGTATGCAGGTTTTAGAATTAGTTagacttatttattttcaatcaaaatgtgtttaattgtgttTTGTAAAAGTCTGTGGTAGCTTTCGTTGCAACATAAatgatttaaactgaaaaaagaaaaaaaatcaatatagcGCCAATGAACTTGTATTATTTGGGCGACTTTAAGCTTGTAGTTTTAACTTATTGTTAacttaaaaaactatttattatcattattatgattattattattgcctcGTATGAAAGtatgtttttgtgtatatttatggtttatttcattatatttgcaAGTTTAAATACTTTTCATTTTGCCAAAATGTGGTTAcacctttttgtttttctttaaagggAACAAAtagatcaaaaaaataaaacaacaaaactgctTTAGAATTACAATTTGGAAAAGTTCTTCATAGGCAAAGAATGCACTGCTATATTAAACTAATTGAAGTGTATAAACATACATGCTGTGTGCTAGTTGTTATGCCTTTAATGCCTgtgttttgtttgtcttgttaAATGAAAACCTTTTGATTATTTAATCTAAATCACAGTCTTGTTTTTCCAGCCACATTCAGAACCCCAAAGCGAGTCAGCTAGGGCCCGGGGCAGGGCGGGGGGTCGAGGCGCGGTCCGGTCTACGGTCTAGACCTGCAGCTAGTCCCTAGGTTCAGTGTCCCTCACCAAAACCTCTCACCCGCTGCCATAAAGCCATGAAACAAACTAAGAGAGTGGTCTAGAAAATAAAACAGTCAGTGGGAAGACTAGAGCACAACGTTTAGCAGACGTGGGCGAAGAAAGCGCAGCGGGGGAGACGGGACGGGGCAGGCGATGCGCTGAGCTAGATAAAGGGGTCAGTGGTCACTCTGTTTCTCAACCAGTTGTATTTCGTGTCAGTTAATTTAGGAGGGACACAGAGTTACTTAGCAAACTTCTTCTGAAACCATTTTCCAGGAATAACAGAACAATAACGGACTAAAACAAACgaacaacaataaatgttttaataaaagatcaaaagcaGAACTCCTGATCTCAGTGTCTGTGTGTCACGAATAAAAAATCTCATACTTCCAAACCTGAACAAACAAAGAGAAACACAtaacaatggggaaaaaaaataataaaccttTCAGTTTAGTTTAGGATATTTATTACTGGGATTTCAGCTGAAGACGCTTGAGGAATTTTTCAtggaattgtttaattatttgtacTTTACATGccagaaaacaaataaaagatatGAATCTCAGAGTTTTGTATGTGTCCGTTTTTTTTCTTTGGAGGAGGAGgattcgggggggggggggggggggttcttcaTCCAATGTAatcatgtttaattaataaacCGCTTGATATTCCTACAGTAAAGTTGTGTATTGATGAACTACTCACAGCTGTTTAGTGTGAACAGTGTCAGACATGTGTCCACTGaacactccaaaatgaaaaagtgcactttaaataacCAAATGAGGCACTTAATTAAGTGTTGTAGTCATCCTCACACAGCTGAGGGGAAGAGACTGTTAGAATTCATACACTACACAGTACAGCAATTAGTAAGATAAGTGCATACTGGATAGAGCTGGGTAGATTAATTACAAACTAaaatttgtagttactaacattACACATTTCAGGTAATAGAAcagactacttttagattacattttaccAAACTCGttcatcacattgatttaaatgataattttgtaCCATACTgctataaaaatacaaacaaagaaattttaatttgttccattcattgttattatcatgaagtccatttaaaaaaaaattattatatcaaGGTTTTAAAAAACTGGGGTTAGTAATTAATTAAaccctaaaaaataataataatgataacaataatatatatataatctaaataaatcattgtaaaataaaacacttacttaaaaatataaaacatttagttttttttaagctatgtgttattgatttaaaatgtgaGTTGTTactgcaaataaatatattaagtgAAATTATTAAAACTGGAAGACTTTCTAAAACGTATGTAAGCAGTAGcttattttagaaagaaaaattaagaTTTATGGAGAATGATTTATTGCTATTGTGTTAATATGTAATAACTGTATAACTCTAGTCtgattacaaatatttgtaatattatctaattacaagtactttcAGTTTGGAACCTGATTAAATAACCCAGTTTATGTGTAGTTAACACCAGGCACTGATACTGAATAATAGTTCAAGTGCCTCATTTGGGacacaactaaggtttttttttgttttgcaaaaagcCACAAAAATGGTCTCACTAACACTTCTTCCAGCACAATAGTTTCCCCAGGGGGTCTCTTATCCAGTTACTGAGCAGGCTCAACCCTGCTtcgcttcagtgggcaaccagtcttaGGCTGGACTTGTTATGTAGCCAAAGGGAATGGGCATCAGACTCTGATGTGTTCATGTACTAGACAGCAGAGTACACGGTGCATAGCATATAGTGTAAAATTTGAGATGcaacagttttgtattttatttttttaagtggaatTTATTTCAACATCATCCATGGAATGTGAACAGATCAGACTTTACCCAAGTAAAAACAATAGCAACAACATTACAGTTTACCAAACAGAATGCTTTCCCAACGTCCAGCCTCATTTAGCTGATCCTAAACTAATGGAAGAGGTTCTTAAACAGTGATTACAACAGGAAATGAAGTTAATGTTCCCACAGAGCAACAACCTACAGACCAGGAGACAGGGGGGAGAAAAACAAAAGTTATTATTGATTTGTGACCAcagacatttaatgtaatttacagaACAAAATACACAATTAACTTCACTTTAGGGTCATATATTTATGATAACGCAGTGTGCATCAGtaagaatgaaaaaaattattttagaaaatttgaAAGCTAGGCTAATcgtaatctgaaaaaaaaaaaaatcacagactaATAAGAACAGCTCCAGACAACACCAGATCTTTGGTATATAACACCTGAGACATGCACACTTGTTCAAGACAGCTAAGGTTTGATATTAAACAGAACTCGAATGTTGTCGATGACTGGTGCATTCATTAGTGGAGCAGAGCAATATTACATCAAAACCCACTAATGTTTCCATAAAGCTGCACCTAAACAAAGGCTAACTGAATCTATTCACAAAACAGGCAGTAAACCATCATCACTATTGTAATCACAAGtgtaaaaaatgtcaaaacattttaGACCCTACGATAACTGATTAATtactccttgttttttttttaacagtgcttTAGACATCTAAAATAAAGTTAGTATTTATTTTGTTGCGCACCATGCATCAACAAGCAGAGCGTGGCGTCTAGAGCTCCTCGTGGTCGTGTGGTGAGAGGTCAGCGTTGGATGGCTCTTGACACACTGCCGGAGTGGTGAACTCCATTAGGTATTCACAGCGACTCGGCTCCGATGTCGAGGTCACCACAGTCTCCTTCCCACAAGTCAGTTTCACCTAgcacacaaagacacactcaGCAGAAAACTCCCAGCGTGAACGGCACAGTGGAAGTAATGAAAGAGCCGGTACTTACAGTAGTTGATCTGTTTGGACCTTGCCAGCACCCGGTGCCATGCTCGTATTTCATCAGCAAGTACTTATTATTTTCAGGCCCTGACCAACTTCCCCATGTCCTGGAAACATGAGCATCTCTCATTGAAGACTGTCATTAAAGACGTACAAAATATGATGACAAAGTGATGTgacagaacaaaacaagaatagGTCTAAGGTTGTTTGCGAAATaactatttttgtctttttcttctaTTTTCTGATATAAATATACTTGTCAGAGATCGCAAACGAATTAAAAATAAACCACTAATAGAAAGTTAAATCAATAGATGCTAGAAGGGAATTTAGATATTGAGGCGATACaacattataaatgacaaaaagatATTCATTTTAAGATATTCTAAAGATCATATTAAGAAGTATTATTAAATGGTCAGTGTTTTAAAagatttacattaaatgtaaacattaaaggTAAACAACTCAaaagtttattaatgttttttgaaagaactctcttaatctcacaaaggctgcatgtatttgataaaaatgaaaacattaatgttgtgaaatattattaaaatttaaaataacaatttaaaatgttatttatttgtgataGCTAAGCATCATTTTTAGTACCCATTGTTGATTTGTAGATATATTGctctttgctgctcaagaataatTTCGTATTATGAATGTtcaaaacaatacttttttttaaaggattcttcgatgaatagaaaattttaaaaagcagtgaaatcttttataaaacattatagaaATCTTTACGGttgcttttgatcaatgtaatgcatccctacagaaaataaaaacatttctttattctTCAAAGTGTCAAAAAACCTCTAAAACCAAACCACCCTGGACTGCTTCAAGATGTGTTTTTTGGTGTGTCCACAATGCCTCTTACCCAAGGTTGGTTTCTGAGCCCCCAAACTTGGGTTTCTGTGAAACCCGGTTGAAAGGACAGAGCCTGTAGATGTATCTAAAGGCaaacagaacatagaaataaatCACGGCACAAAAATGTCTTTCCCAAACAACAAACGCTGGTTTCACTTACTCGCTAGTGGTGAGTTCGTAGCACTGGTTGTACAGGTATGTGAACTCAGCATCAGGGCCAAAATCAAAAGACAGCTCTTTTTCAATATTTCTGCAACACAATCAAAGGAAACTCAACACACAGTCCCCACACACCACCATCAGAGAACAGAGAAGATGCATTCAATTCAAGGATGCAAGCACGTAAGGGTTTGCAAAAGTGATGCAACCGTGAGCTGAACAAACACATCACACTCTGTTACAGGCAAACACGGACCAATGAGAATTTCAGGTGCATACGAGAAACTAGTTCACTACACTCTGACTCTATTTCAAACTCGACTTCTTTTGACCGTTTTCTCTGAACGAACCTGATTTGATCGTCCATCTCCCGAAGAGCTTTCTCGGCCTCCTCAAAGTCATCCCTGGCCTTCTGAGCAGCTGTGAACCAGAGAACGGTCGGTGAGCATAAGGAAACAAAGAACAACTAGATGAAACGGATGGAAGTACAGTTGTATTTCTCTGTAACGTATCGATAAACAGCCTCTGAAGGACTGGCAGTTGAAGAGTTAAACCAACCATCGATGAGGGCCTGGGTGTCTGCATCATAAGGTGGCATGGCTTCATCGTCTTCATCGCTCTTCTCTGGAGTCTTAACAGTGGGCGGCGCCTGCACAACACATAACCACTCTCACATAAAGACGTCATTTTTACACCTGCACAGTACGGTGAACAAGAGTTCTAGCACATTCTGTTGTAAGACCTTTGCGAGTGTGCCTTAGGACATGAGTTAAAGGTTAAGGACTTTAAATGTTAGGTGTTAATAGAAGACTCAAAATGTCCCTGCAGATCTAAACAACACTGAAGTTAACACTTGCTCAGGTTTTTCTGTGTGAGATACACTCACCTTATCATCGTCTTCATGATAGTCATCCTCATCCTCGTCATCCTCGTCCTCTTCCTCAGAGATGTCGTCTTCTGGGTACGGCTCAGAGTCATTGTCTACAACTGGTTCCTTCACTTCATCTGGAGGCGTTTCCACTGGGGCAGGTTCCTCGGGCTGTGACTAAGAGAGAGAACGGAGGAACACATTCAGAACGCATGTTTCAAGGATAGcgggattaaaaaaaagaaaaaaaaaagatttaaatacaCAGATTTGTAATTTTCACCGAAATTGTGGGTGATTTTATTGTCAAGCAATAAATCTCAAATAAACGTAAAAATGTAATACAAGTTACCAaattaaaagacaataaaaagtAGAAAACTAATATAactacttatttattttgtaatgtaacaAGACAAGGAAAAAGTCAACATTTTCAAGCAAAGTTTTTGATTCACACGTCCAATCCTTTGTGCCAGCCCTGAATGGAAATGGTGAAGAATAAGCCTTGGATCGCCATTacagttacaaaagatttctatttcaaataaaggctgaCAAGTGAGAATTCGGCTTTGCCAtcaaagaaattattaaaatgttatagaaatcagttatttttttatagccCCACTCATTACAATATCAATAACAAAATTTAGTTAACAAGTTTCTTGTCATACACAATGTTCTTGTTGTCATTGTTAATTTTATGATACTTTAGCTAATACTTATTACTTTATTTGAATCTTGATTGCTTTAAAgagttttcaaaaataaaaaaaaggtaccTCACTAGACACTAAACATGACATTTCTGCTTCTTCTCCACTGACCTCTGAGTGGTACTTGTCTTTAATCTTGGGCCAAACACTCTCAAATGTTGATGTGTCCACCTGCTCAGCTCCTCCCAACAGTCCCTGTATAAATCACAAAGCAGACATCTAAATTAGTGGCAATTCATTCACTCGCTGCATTTGGATGGGTGCCACATTTTGACTAAGAtatgattaaatgcaaaattaccTGGGCCTCGATTTCAGTAAGTGTGCCATCAGCATCTGGGTCCAATTCAGCATGGGACTGAAGCTCAGAGACCgacacactgacacacagagacaacacgcCACTTCATATTCATACTCTATGCAAAcaacaagttcatcaaacaactgtggtaaatTGGAATTATTCAACAATCAGGGTTAGTCATGGCTTCTTCTGTTCTCATCACCTGCACTGCTTGCCATGTATTGCTTTTTCTGTCAGCGGCGAGGGATTGACACGTGATACACAGGGAAATAGTAAGGCTGATAGAGAACAAAAATCAAAAACTAGAGAAATCAAAAACTAGAGAAATCAAAACTAGATTTCAGGTGTGCTGTTTTATAGCAATCTTTCTTAGAAAACCATGTTTGCAgcattaggaaaaaaaaacatatttttccatcttaaaactatatctaaattatgacctatgctctcaatgccATATGTAGAAATGTTAGGTCATGCATtcatgacttcaaggttagatgaTTGTAATGCTTTACTGGGTTGTTGTTCtatgtgctgcttaataaaccAGCTCCAGCTGGTTCAAAATGCAGCATCTAGAgtttttactagaaccaggaattaTGACCCGATTGGCCCAGTTCTGTCAATaatgcactggctccctatcgaacatccaatacattttaaaatcttgctaattacttataaagccctaaacGGTTAAGTTCCTCAGTACTGAGCAAGCTCTTATTGCATTATAGTCCTTCATGTCTGCTGCGATCTCAAAACTCTGgccatttgataatacctagaatatcaaaatcaactgcgggcagcagattcttttcctatttagtgcccAACCTCTGGAACAGTCTTCCTGGTGTTGGTCGGG comes from Carassius auratus strain Wakin chromosome 3, ASM336829v1, whole genome shotgun sequence and encodes:
- the LOC113049624 gene encoding glucosidase 2 subunit beta-like; the encoded protein is MTCLHLLLTLGFAVSLGTPVEIQRPRGVPLTKKQFYEENKPFTCLDGSRTIPFDRVNDDYCDCKDGSDEPGTAACPNGSFHCTNAGYRPMFIPSSRINDGICDCCDTTDEYNSGAKCENTCKELGRKEREVLHKMAEITKEGFLLKRQLIEEAKKGHQEKQSKVTDMQENKKQLDEKVEALRTVKETAEQPEKEAKERHLKAWEEQKAAIRLEKDKAKMAEAFLELDDDADGFVSVSELQSHAELDPDADGTLTEIEAQGLLGGAEQVDTSTFESVWPKIKDKYHSESQPEEPAPVETPPDEVKEPVVDNDSEPYPEDDISEEEDEDDEDEDDYHEDDDKAPPTVKTPEKSDEDDEAMPPYDADTQALIDAAQKARDDFEEAEKALREMDDQIRNIEKELSFDFGPDAEFTYLYNQCYELTTSEYIYRLCPFNRVSQKPKFGGSETNLGTWGSWSGPENNKYLLMKYEHGTGCWQGPNRSTTVKLTCGKETVVTSTSEPSRCEYLMEFTTPAVCQEPSNADLSPHDHEEL